The Scomber scombrus chromosome 22, fScoSco1.1, whole genome shotgun sequence genome has a window encoding:
- the dmtf1 gene encoding cyclin-D-binding Myb-like transcription factor 1, with protein MSSAAEDDDAATLETVNSVTLTQDSDGSIILHCPHNDEDSEPLQKKLRLSTDDQEDSETQQFSVVTLPMSENDESFEVTMTATADGDLSEEGVAQIQILQEEEESLSPGEKAEVSPVSQAWFTTKEDKDTLANKGHKWKQGMWSKEEIDILMSNIDRYVKGRGIEDPAEIIFEMSKEERKDFYRSVACGLNRPLFAVYRRVLRMYDNRNHVGKYTPDEIEKLKALREKHGNDWATIGAALGRSASSVKDRCRLMKDTCNTGKWSEEEERRLAEVVYEMAGVTPGSAVTGGVSWATVADQVRTRSEKQCRSKWLNYLNWKHSGGTEWTKEDDLNLTSRILELQVEDENEIKWEDLAGGWSSVRSPQWLRSKWWSIKRQVANHKEIPFTVLLKALHEVMASSQTAAGPGSPSSSSLQIRLTRLDENGGSSPATNSLAALQIPVQIPLQITHLASDSSAAASDSDTITLNTGALQTFEILPSFHLQPTGTPGTYYLQTTSNQSLPLSLSTTSQGLPLSLTNNSTVTLTTGSSPSSHEHIILHSLSTDGLCSSDGVIIQTVTSDPASSDHLSQSQLVVEADGRGHDDQLEATSLLEGSVGVVTETHETMADGFTDKELSSSSVDSPVVHSGMTAGSAVLIVSPPNISSTLTDPILENQEGSD; from the exons ATGAGCTCAGCAGCAGAGGACGACGACGCTGCAACGCTGGAAACCGTCAACTCTGTCACGCTCACACAGGACAGTGATGGAAGCATCATACTGCACTGTCCTCACAACG atgaggACTCTGAGCCCCTTCAGAAGAAACTGCGTCTCTCTACGGACGACCAGGAAGACTCAGAAACACAGCAGTTCTCTGTGGTCACCTTACCGA TGTCGGAGAACGATGAAAGCTTTGAGGTGACGATGACGGCCACAGCAGACGGGGATCTTTCTGAGGAAGGTGTTGCTCAGATTCAG atcctgcaggaggaggaggagtctcTCTCCCCCGGTGAGAAGGCGGAGGTTTCACCCGTCAGTCAGGCCTGGTTCACTacaaaagaagataaagatACGCTGGCTAACAAAg GTCATAAGTGGAAACAGGGGATGTGGTCTAAAGAGGAGATCGATATTCTGATGAGCAACATCGATCGATATGTGAAG ggcaGAGGCATCGAGGACCCAGCAGAGATAATTTTCGAGATGTctaaagaggagaggaaggattTCTACCGCTCGGTGGCGTGCGGGTTAAACAGGCCGCTGTTCGCCGTCTACAGACGAGTCCTGAGAATGTACGACAACAGAAACCACGTCGGCAA GTACACTCCGGACGAGATAGAGAAACTAAAAGC GCTGAGGGAGAAACACGGGAACGACTGGGCGACTATCGGAGCAGCTCTGGGTCGCAGCGCCTCGTCTGTTAAAGACCGCTGCCGACTGATGAAGGACACGTGTAACACCG GTAAAtggagtgaggaagaggagcggCGGCTGGCTGAGGTGGTGTACGAGATGGCTGGTGTGACGCCCGGCTCAGCGGTCACCGGCGGCGTCTCCTGGGCGACGGTCGCCGATCAGGTTCGAACGCGCTCAGAGAAACAGTGTCGGTCAAAGTGGCTCAACTACCTGAACTGGAAACACAGCGGAGGGACGGAGTGGACGAAAGAGGACGACCTGAACCTCACGAGCAG gatcTTGGAGCTGCAGGTGGAGGATGAGAATGAAATAAAGTGGGAGGATCTGGCAGGCGGGTGGAGCAGCGTTCGATCACCACAGTGGCTTCGATCCAAGTGGTGGAGCATCAAGAGACAAGTAGCCAATCACAAGGAGATCCCCTTCACtg tcCTCCTGAAGGCCCTCCACGAGGTGATGGCGTCCTCGCAGACGGCAGCAGGACCGGGGAGTCCTTCCTCGTCCTCGCTGCAGATCCGACTCACCCGGCTGGATGAGAACGGCGGCAGCAGCCCCGCCACTAACTCTTTAGCAGCGCTGCAGATTCCCGTTCAGATCCCACTGCAGATCACACACCTGg cttcAGATTCTTCAGCAGCAGCGAGCGACAGTGACACAATCACTCTGAACACAGGAGCTCTGCAGACCTTCGAGATCCTTCCT TCGTTCCACCTGCAGCCGACCGGCACACCAGGCACCTACTACCTCCAGACGACGTCCAATCAGAGCCTGCCGCTCAGCCTCTCCACCACCAGTCAGGGCCTTCCTCTAAGCTTAACCAATAACAGCACGGTCACCTTGACGACAGGCTCCTCGCCCTCGTCACATGAACACATCATCCTTCACAGCTTGTCG aCGGACGGACTCTGCTCCAGCGATGGCGTCATCATCCAGACTGTCACATCTGACCCCGCCTCCTCAGATCATCTCAGCCAATCGCAGCTAGTCGTGGAGGCAGACGGGCGGGGCCATGACGACCAACTCGAAGCTACGAGCCTCCTGGAGGGTTCAGTGGGCGTCGTCACGGAAACTCACGAGACAATGGCTGATGGTTTTACTGACAAG gagcTGAGTTCCTCCTCAGTGGACAGTCCAGTGGTGCATTCTGGGATGACAGCTGGCAGCGCCGTCCTGATCGTTTCTCCGCCCAACATCAGCAGCACACTGACAG aTCCGATTTTGGAGAACCAGGAAGGCTCTGATTAA
- the cwf19l1 gene encoding CWF19-like protein 1: MGEQPVRVLACGDVEGRLNALFNRVQTIQKKTGQFDLLLCVGEFFGTTPEAEAEWQQYKSGAKKAPIHTYILGAAGQETVKNFESTDGCELAANITYLGRRGVFTGVSGLQIAYVSGREALQEPAPAHCFTSKDLSALVAPLTSSTKFRGVDILLTSQWPRGVWNYGNNPDVNTKFCGSGSVASLADKLKPRYHFAALEGAHYERLPYRNHLILQENAQHVSRFIALATVNNPAKKKYLYAFNIIPMKTMDSTELVKQPQDVTENPYRRSGKDKTETPKMNFSTEEEEPASQFFFDLGKKQGGGGPRGRGRKRDGDHQWRRWEGDGQNKQARRHPQPPGPCWFCLASPQVEKHLVISIGSHCYLALAKGGLTSRHVLILPIGHYQSVVELSSEVVEEMEKYKSALKNFYKSKGERCVLFERNYRSQHLQLQVVPVPLDRCATEDIKEAFMVQAQEQQMELMEIPEHTDLKQIAPPGTPYFYVELDSGVKLFYRIQKHFPLQFGREVLASEALLNIPTRADWKECKQTREEEEECARVLRDEFQPFDFALDD; the protein is encoded by the exons atgggAGAGCAGCCAGTGAGAGT cCTGGCGTGTGGAGATGTGGAAGGCCGACTGAACGCTTTGTTCAACCGAGTCCAGACCATCCAGAAGAAGACCGGACAGTTTGAT ctgctgctgtgtgtcggAGAGTTCTTCGGAACGACGCCGGAGGCCGAGGCCGAGTGGCAGCAGTACAAAAGTGGAGCCAAGAAAG CTCCCATCCACACTTACATCCTCGGAGCGGCGGGCCAGGAAACGGTGAAGAACTTCGAGAGCACTGATGGCTGTGAGCTGGCTGCAAACATCACGTACCTGG gtcgGCGGGGCGTGTTCACCGGCGTGTCGGGCTTACAGATTGCCTACGTCAGCGGTCGGGAGGCGCTGCAGGAGCCGGCGCCGGCTCACTGCTTCACATCCAAAGATCTGTCGGCCCTCGTGGCCCCGCTGACCAGCAGCACCAAGTTCAGAGGGGTCGACATCCTGCTGACGTCACAGTGGCCTCGAGGAGTCTGGAACTACGGAAACAACCCG GACGTGAACACAAAGTTCTGTGGGAGCGGTTCCGTCGCCAGCCTCGCAGACAAACTGAAGCCGCGTTACCACTTCGCAGCACTAGAGGGCGCTCACTACGAGAGGCTGCCATACAG GAATCACCTCATTCTCCAGGAAAACGCTCAGCACGTCAGCCGCTTCATCGCCTTGGCAACCGTCAACAACCCCGCAAAGAAGAAG TATCTGTACGCCTTCAACATCATTCCCATGAAGACGATGGATTCAACGGAGCTGGTGAAGCAGCCGCAGGACGTGACGGAAAACCCGTACAGGCGCTCcggaaaagacaaaacagagacGCCAAAGATGAACTTCAGCACCGAAGAGGAG GAGCCGGCCAGTCAGTTCTTCTTTGACCTGGGCAAGAAGCAAGGCGGCGGAGGTCCTCGGGGCCGCGGCAGGAAGAGGGATGGAGACCATCAGTGGAGACGCTGGGAGGGGGacggacaaaacaaacaagctcGCAGGCATC CTCAGCCTCCTGGTCCCTGCTGGTTCTGTCTGGCCAGTCCTCAGGTGGAGAAACACCTCGTCATCAGCATCGGATCACAC TGTTACTTGGCTCTGGCTAAAGGCGGTCTGACGTCTCGCCACGTGCTGATCCTCCCTATCGGTCACTACCAGTCGGTGGTGGAGCTGAGCtcggaggtggtggaggagatggagaagtACAAGTCGGCCCTGAAGAACTTCTACAAGAGCAAAGGAGAGCGCTGCGTTCTGTTTGAGAGGAATTACAGGAGCCAACATCTGCAGCTACAG GTGGTCCCGGTGCCGCTGGACCGCTGCGCCACAGAGGACATCAAGGAGGCGTTCATGGTTCAGGCTCAGGAGCAACAGATGGAGCTGATGGAGATTCCTGAACACACCGACCTCAAACAG attGCTCCTCCTGGGACACCGTACTTCTACGTGGAGTTGGACTCGGGGGTGAAACTTTTCTACCGCATCCAGAAACATTTTCCTCTGCAGTTTGGAAG GGAGGTTCTGGCCAGCGAGGCGTTGCTGAACATCCCGACCAGAGCGGACTGGAAAGAGTGCAAACAGACccgagaggaggaagaggagtgcgCCAGAGTGCTGAGAGACGAATTTCAGCCGTTCGACTTCGCTTTGGACgactga
- the LOC134004751 gene encoding CD9 antigen-like isoform X2, translating to MGALQCIKYLVFVFNFLFWLAGTGVLAVGLWLRFDSRTAGLFDGEDSPSVFFTGVYILIAAGALMMVVGFLGCCGAIKESPCMLGLFFFFLLIIFAVEVAAGIWGLSNKEKVVEEVTEFYKQTYNNYKDTKQEALKETLRLIHFGLDCCGPTGTVIDAAKDICPKKEGLEVLITTSCPAAIDEMFNTRLHIIGGVGIGIGVIMIFGMIFSMMLCCAIKKSRDYV from the exons CTGGCAGGTACAGGAGTGTTGGCGGTGGGACTATGGCTGCGTTTTGACTCCAGGACAGCAGGACTGTTTGACGGGGAGGACTCACCTTCAGTCTTCTTCACTG gtgtgTACATCCTCATCGCGGCCGGGGCTCTGATGATGGTCGTTGGTTTCCTCGGATGCTGCGGAGCCATCAAAGAGTCGCCGTGCATGCTGGGATTG ttcttcttcttcctgctcaTCATCTTCGCTGTGGAAGTTGCTGCTGGGATCTGGGGTCTCTCCAACAAGgaaaag GTGGTCGAGGAAGTCACAGAGTTTTATAAACAAACCTACAACAACTACAAAGACACCAAACAGGAAGCGCTGAAGGAGACGCTCCGCCTCATCCACTTTGGg CTGGACTGCTGCGGCCCGACGGGGACGGTGATCGACGCCGCCAAAGATATCTGCCCCAAGAAGGAGGGACTGGAGGTCCTCATCACCACG AGTTGTCCCGCCGCCATCGACGAGATGTTCAACACCAGGCTGCACATCATCGGAGGGGTCGGCATCGGTATCGGAGTCATCATG atCTTCGGGATGATCTTCAGCATGATGCTCTGCTGTGCCATCAAGAAATCCAGAGACtacgtttaa
- the LOC134004751 gene encoding CD9 antigen-like isoform X1 — translation MSALSSWELCVKYALFIFNFVFWLAGTGVLAVGLWLRFDSRTAGLFDGEDSPSVFFTGVYILIAAGALMMVVGFLGCCGAIKESPCMLGLFFFFLLIIFAVEVAAGIWGLSNKEKVVEEVTEFYKQTYNNYKDTKQEALKETLRLIHFGLDCCGPTGTVIDAAKDICPKKEGLEVLITTSCPAAIDEMFNTRLHIIGGVGIGIGVIMIFGMIFSMMLCCAIKKSRDYV, via the exons CTGGCAGGTACAGGAGTGTTGGCGGTGGGACTATGGCTGCGTTTTGACTCCAGGACAGCAGGACTGTTTGACGGGGAGGACTCACCTTCAGTCTTCTTCACTG gtgtgTACATCCTCATCGCGGCCGGGGCTCTGATGATGGTCGTTGGTTTCCTCGGATGCTGCGGAGCCATCAAAGAGTCGCCGTGCATGCTGGGATTG ttcttcttcttcctgctcaTCATCTTCGCTGTGGAAGTTGCTGCTGGGATCTGGGGTCTCTCCAACAAGgaaaag GTGGTCGAGGAAGTCACAGAGTTTTATAAACAAACCTACAACAACTACAAAGACACCAAACAGGAAGCGCTGAAGGAGACGCTCCGCCTCATCCACTTTGGg CTGGACTGCTGCGGCCCGACGGGGACGGTGATCGACGCCGCCAAAGATATCTGCCCCAAGAAGGAGGGACTGGAGGTCCTCATCACCACG AGTTGTCCCGCCGCCATCGACGAGATGTTCAACACCAGGCTGCACATCATCGGAGGGGTCGGCATCGGTATCGGAGTCATCATG atCTTCGGGATGATCTTCAGCATGATGCTCTGCTGTGCCATCAAGAAATCCAGAGACtacgtttaa